Within Lentimicrobiaceae bacterium, the genomic segment AAGGAGAATCACTGAAATGAAAAAAACGATAATATTGGTTAGCAGACTGCTGGTGGGCATTGTGTTTGTTTTTTCCGGTTTTGTCAAAGGGGTTGATCCACTGGGTACAGCCTATCGTGTCGAAGATTATTTTATTGTTTTTCACCTCCCGGGACATTCTTCTCTATTTCTGCTTTTGTCAATTTTACTTTGCACTTTTGAGTTTACTTTAGGCGTTTTATTGTTGCTCAATATGCGAAGGACAATGGTTTCGTGGTTTTTACTGCTTATAATGTCTTTTTTTACCCTTACCACGTTTTACGATGCATTGTATAACCCTGTACCTGATTGCGGTTGTTTTGGGGATGCGATAAAACTGACCAACTGGCAAACTTTTTTGAAAAACATTTTGCTTTTTATTCCGGTTATTATCCTTTTTCTACACCGAAAAAAAGCAGTACGTCCCTTTAGTAGGCTGTATGAAAGTATTATAAGTGCAGTTGTAGTTTTTGCTTTTGTTTTTTTTAGTTTATATAATTACTTAACCTTACCTTTGATTGATTTTCTTCCCTGGAAAGTAGGCAGTAAAGTAACTGTGGATAATTCTGCTCCTCCAACGGTATATCTTACCTACAAAAACTTGAAAACCGACGAGATGAAAGAGTTTTTATCTTCCGAGTTGCCATATAATGATAGTGTATGGATGAACTCATGGGAATTTGTAAAGCAAAGGGTTGTTTCCGAATTGCCCGAAGCAGGTACAATGTTGCAGATTAGCGATACTTTGGGAAATGATGTTACAAATAGTTTTTTACAAAATTCTGATTATCAATTTTTATTGATAGCATATGATCTTAACCTTACGCGCGGTAAAGCATTTAAAAAAATTAACCAGATTTTTCAGAAAGCAGAAGGTGACGGATATTCGTTTATTGCCTTGTACAGCAACGGAAATCCTGTTGAATTTGCCCATAAAGTGAACGCAAACTACGAATTCTATACTGCAGATGATGTAATGCTGAAAATGTTGGTTCGCTCCAATCCCGGTTTGGTATTGCTAAAAAATGGGGTTGTTATAGCCAAATGGTCATATTTTACCCTTCCCGATTACTATAAAATCAAGGCTGCTTATATTAAAAAACATTAATAGAAGGTATTATAATGGGCAGATTTATTACCAAACGGCTAATGTACGGTTTACTTGTAGTGTTTGGTGTAATAACCCTTCTTTTTATTCTTTTTAATGTACTTCCCGGCGATCCTGCTCGGATGATGCTCGGGCAACGTGCCGATATGGCTTCTGTCGAAGCCATTCATCATGATTTAGGATTGGATAAACCACTTACTGCACAATATTTCAATTTTTTAAATGATATTTCTCCATTATCGGTACATAATACTTCCGATACAAACAGCTATTGGTACTTAGATACTGCAAAATACCATTCATATATAAAAATTTTGCCCATAGGGAAAACGCACACATTAATTTTAAAAAAACCTTACCTGCGTAGATCATATCAAAGCAAACGCAATGTTTCAGAAATTTTGGCACAGGCATTTCCGGCAACCTTTCTGCTTGCTGTGGTTGCTATCGTTTTTGCCATCGTTATGGGAATAGGTATTGGAATGCTGTGTGCAATATATAAAAATACAATTTTCGACCGCCTGGCACTAGTTTTTTCGGTGTTGGGCATGTCGTTGCCTTCGTTTTTTGCGGCAATCTTATTTGCCTGGATTTTTGCTTTTTTACTTACCGATTTTACAGGACTGAATATGTTTGGAAGTATGTACACCGTTGATGATTTGGGCAATGGCGAATACCTCGACCTGAAAAATCTTATTTTACCGGCTATAACTTTGGGAATACGTCCGCTTGCCATAGTTGTAGAATTAACCCGTAGTTCATTGCTTGAAGTTTTGTCGCAGGACTATATACGTACTGCCAAAGCCAAAGGGTTAAGTTATATGAAAATTCTCCTCGGGCATGCCCTGAAAAACGCTATGAATCCTGTAATTACAGCCATTTCGGGATGGTTTGCCTCTTTGATGGCTGGAGCCGTTTTTGTGGAATATATTTTCGACTGGAAGGGTGTGGGTGTGGTAATAGTAGATGCACTTGAAAAATATGATTTCCCGGTACTGATGGGTGCCGTGCTTTTTATTTCTATTCTCCTTATTATTATTAATATTTTTGTTGACATCATTTATGGTTGGCTTGACCCCAGGGTGAGAATAACATAATTTACATACAGCCAGTTATAAAACTATATTTTTAATACATATACCTGAAAAAAAATGAGAAAAAAAATTGTTGCAGGCAATTGGAAAATGCATAAAACCTTCACTGAAGCCGAAGATTTAATTTTTGAAATTGATGAAGCCTTGAATAACTTGCCGGAACAAAAAGCTGAAGTAATCCTGTGTATTCCATTTCCTTACCTCGAACTGGCAGTGGATATTGCAATGGATGGGAAATTTTTTGTGGGGGCACAAAACATACATGATAAAGATTATGGGGCTTATACTGGAGAAATTTCGGCAACTATGCTGCGTTCACTTGATGTGGATTATGTTATCATAGGACATTCTGAACGCAGAACTTATTTCCATGAAGACGATGCTTTTTTATATGCAAAGGTGTTGTCGGCTTTAAAAAATGATATTTATCCAATTTTTTGTTTTGGAGAAATACTTTCCCAGCGTGAAGCAGCCATGCATTTTGAAATAATAAAATCGCAACTCGAAAATACTGTATTTCACCTTTCTTCTGAAGAGTTTTCTAAAATAATTCTGGCTTATGAACCCGTGTGGGCGATTGGTACCGGTGTTAATGCAAGCCCCGAGCAGGCGCAGGAGATACATGCCTACGTCCGCAAACTGGTAGCTGAAAAATTTGGAGAAAAAATAGCGGAAGACACAGTCATACTGTATGGAGGCAGTTGCAACCCATCAAATGCGGCTTCTCTTTTTTCGCAAACCGATGTAGACGGAGGACTGATTGGCGGTGCATCTCTGAAAGCTGATGATTTTGTGAAAATTGTAAACAGTTTTTAACTATTTATCGGGTGTTGTTTCTCACAAAAAAAATAATGTTTTTTTTAGCGTTACAAGTTCTTGCACAAAAGCAAAAATTATTCTACGTTTGCCGTCTTATTGAGAGGGATTTATGTATATATTGAAAAACTGCGGCAGTTCCCGCATTCCTGAATATGTTCAGCTAAGGGATACTAACTTTACCCTTGTAGCCTATTTTTGTCCCGAAAATACTCTGAAAGCGCTTACCGGATGCAACATGGTAGGTTGGTACGACCAAATTTCGGAAATTATTCATGATCTGCCTTATGGCAGAATTTATCAACTTGAATATTAAAAATCATATGCTTGTAAAAAAGATTGTCTTACTTTCATCCATTTTGTTCCTTTCCTTGGCACTTAGGGCTCAAATAGTACTCGAACATACCTATTTAGGTTATGCAAACGTTGTAAACTTAGCTATATCAGGTTATAAATACTCGGTGTTTAATACCCAAAATAACACATTAAAACTGTATAATACCGATCATTCCTTGTGGAAATCTATTGCTCTGGATATTCCTTCCGGATATACGTTCAATACGGTGCAAAATATTTCGGAAACTTTGTTTAATTTAGATAATCTTGTTGAGTTTACTTATTCATATTACATCACTACTACAAACGTTGTGTATGAAACTAAGGTCGGGAATGAAGAAGGTAACACACTATTAACAATTCCCGGGGCTGTAATGGCTTATGCTGTTGAATGCGAGGATTTACACGCTAAGCTCCTCGCTTATATTTATGATTATTCTGTTACACCGGTAAATCAGCAAACTAAAGTTTATTCGCTTCCGGGGGAAATATTTCCGGTAGATATTCCTTTAAATTCTGGTAAAAATGAAGTATTATTGAATGCTTGCCCTAATCCTGCGCGTAACTATACAAAAATCAGTTACCATTTTCCTGATGCTAAGCCTGAAGGCGAGCTTATACTGACTGACGGTCAGGGCAGAGTTGTTAAAACTTACCATATTGATAACAATTTCGACAATTTGATAATTGACACTTCCGGATTTTCTCCCGGAATGTATTTGTATACAATTTCAGGAACCTCTGCCTCGGGTAAATTAATAATTGAATAGTTAAAATGGAAAATATACCCATCATTCAACTCGAAAACCTGTCGGTTTATCAAAAAAATGTTATGATATTAACCGGGGTAACCTTTATTGTAAATAAAGGCGAATTCGTTTATCTTATTGGAAAAACAGGTACAGGGAAAAGCAGCCTGCTACGTACGCTTTACGCTGACTTACCGGTTGTGGATGGGCATGCTGTGGTTGCTGAGTATAATCTGAAGCTGATAACACCCAAGGAAATACCTTTTTTGCGCCGAAAGCTAGGGATAGTTTTTCAGGATTTTCAACTGCTCACCGACCGGACAGTAAATAAAAACCTTGAGTTTGTGATGAAAGCTACTGGCTGGGATGACCAAACGATGATGAAACATCGTATGAATGAAGTGCTTGAAAAGGTTGGACTCGAAAATAAAGGATTTAAAATGCCTCACCAGTTGTCGGGAGGCGAACAGCAACGCGTTGCCATTGCAAGGGCGTTGATCAACGAACCGGAAGTTATTCTTGCCGATGAGCCTACCGGAAATCTTGATCCTGAAACCTCGGAAGGTATTATGGATTT encodes:
- a CDS encoding T9SS type A sorting domain-containing protein; amino-acid sequence: MLVKKIVLLSSILFLSLALRAQIVLEHTYLGYANVVNLAISGYKYSVFNTQNNTLKLYNTDHSLWKSIALDIPSGYTFNTVQNISETLFNLDNLVEFTYSYYITTTNVVYETKVGNEEGNTLLTIPGAVMAYAVECEDLHAKLLAYIYDYSVTPVNQQTKVYSLPGEIFPVDIPLNSGKNEVLLNACPNPARNYTKISYHFPDAKPEGELILTDGQGRVVKTYHIDNNFDNLIIDTSGFSPGMYLYTISGTSASGKLIIE
- a CDS encoding ABC transporter permease, translating into MGRFITKRLMYGLLVVFGVITLLFILFNVLPGDPARMMLGQRADMASVEAIHHDLGLDKPLTAQYFNFLNDISPLSVHNTSDTNSYWYLDTAKYHSYIKILPIGKTHTLILKKPYLRRSYQSKRNVSEILAQAFPATFLLAVVAIVFAIVMGIGIGMLCAIYKNTIFDRLALVFSVLGMSLPSFFAAILFAWIFAFLLTDFTGLNMFGSMYTVDDLGNGEYLDLKNLILPAITLGIRPLAIVVELTRSSLLEVLSQDYIRTAKAKGLSYMKILLGHALKNAMNPVITAISGWFASLMAGAVFVEYIFDWKGVGVVIVDALEKYDFPVLMGAVLFISILLIIINIFVDIIYGWLDPRVRIT
- a CDS encoding DoxX family protein; translated protein: MKKTIILVSRLLVGIVFVFSGFVKGVDPLGTAYRVEDYFIVFHLPGHSSLFLLLSILLCTFEFTLGVLLLLNMRRTMVSWFLLLIMSFFTLTTFYDALYNPVPDCGCFGDAIKLTNWQTFLKNILLFIPVIILFLHRKKAVRPFSRLYESIISAVVVFAFVFFSLYNYLTLPLIDFLPWKVGSKVTVDNSAPPTVYLTYKNLKTDEMKEFLSSELPYNDSVWMNSWEFVKQRVVSELPEAGTMLQISDTLGNDVTNSFLQNSDYQFLLIAYDLNLTRGKAFKKINQIFQKAEGDGYSFIALYSNGNPVEFAHKVNANYEFYTADDVMLKMLVRSNPGLVLLKNGVVIAKWSYFTLPDYYKIKAAYIKKH
- the tpiA gene encoding triose-phosphate isomerase, which translates into the protein MRKKIVAGNWKMHKTFTEAEDLIFEIDEALNNLPEQKAEVILCIPFPYLELAVDIAMDGKFFVGAQNIHDKDYGAYTGEISATMLRSLDVDYVIIGHSERRTYFHEDDAFLYAKVLSALKNDIYPIFCFGEILSQREAAMHFEIIKSQLENTVFHLSSEEFSKIILAYEPVWAIGTGVNASPEQAQEIHAYVRKLVAEKFGEKIAEDTVILYGGSCNPSNAASLFSQTDVDGGLIGGASLKADDFVKIVNSF
- a CDS encoding ATP-binding cassette domain-containing protein — encoded protein: MENIPIIQLENLSVYQKNVMILTGVTFIVNKGEFVYLIGKTGTGKSSLLRTLYADLPVVDGHAVVAEYNLKLITPKEIPFLRRKLGIVFQDFQLLTDRTVNKNLEFVMKATGWDDQTMMKHRMNEVLEKVGLENKGFKMPHQLSGGEQQRVAIARALINEPEVILADEPTGNLDPETSEGIMDLLVAISKNGRAVMMATHNYTLFEKFPARTLRCEYSKVIPQ